The Candidatus Methylomirabilota bacterium nucleotide sequence CGGCGCCGTAGCGGCGGATCAGCTCGTCGGGATCCACCACGTTGCCCTTGGATTTGGACATCTTCGCCCCGTCCTTGATCACCATGCCCTGGGACAGGAGGGCCAGAAACGGCTCGTCCGCGCGCGTCATGCCCATGTCGCGCAGCACCTTGGTGTAGAAGCGCGCGTAGAGGAGGTGGAGCACGGCGTGCTCGATGCCGCCGATGTACTGGTCCACCGGCATCCAGTAGGCGGCGGCGTTGGGCTCGAACATCCCGCTCTCGTAGAGGGGCGAGCAGTAGCGCAGGAAGTACCACGACGATTCCACGAAGGTGTCCATGGTGTCGGTCTCGCGCTTGGCGGGCCCGCCGCATTTCGGACACCGGGCGTTGACGAAGTGGGCGACCTCGGCGAGCGGCGAGCCCCCCTTTCCGCTGATCTGCACGTCCTCCGGCAGCACCACCGGCAGCCGATCCTCGCGCTCCGACACCATGCCGTCGACGGGACAGTAGAGAATGGGGATCGGGGCGCCCCAGTAGCGCTGGCGGCTGATCCCCCAGTCGCGCAGCCGGTAGTTCACCTTGGACTCGCCGAGCTTCTTCTCCACCAGCCAGTCGATGGCGCGGCGCTTGGCCTCCGGCACCGGCAGTCCGTCGAGGAAGCCGGAGTTGATCTTCACGCCGTCGCCCGTGTAGGCTTGCGTCTCCTCCCAGCCCTCCGGGCGCTTCACGGTGGCGATGATGGGCAGGCCGTGCTGCTTGGCGAAGTCCCAGTCGCGCTGATCCTCGCCGGGCACCGCCATGATCGCCCCGGTGCCGTAGCCCATGAGGACGTAGTCGGCGAGGAACAGCGGGATCTCTGCGCCGGTGAACGGGTTGGTCGCCCGCGCGTTGAGGCGGAGGCCGTGCTTGGGCCGGTCGGCGGCCAGCCGCTCGATCTCGGTCTCGCGCGCGACTTCCTTGCGGAACGCGTCGATGCGCGCGCGCTCCGCGGCGTCCAGGACGAGGGCGTCGACGAGCGGGTGCTCGGGCGCGAGCACCGCGTAGGTCATGCCGAAGGCGGTGTCGGGCCGCGTGGTGAAGATCCGGATCGCCTGCCCCGCCTTCCCCGCCACCGGCAGGTCGAACTCGGCGCCCTCGCTCTTGCCGATCCAGTTGCGCTGCATGGTGAGCACGCGCTCGGGCCAGCCGGGCAGGCGGTCACACCACTCGAGCAGCTCCTCGGCGTAGGCGGTGATCTTGAAGAACCACCCCTCGATCTCCTTCGTCGTCACCTCGGAGTCGCAGCGCCAGCAGCGCCCCGCCTCCACCTGCTCGTTGGCGAGGATGGTCTGGCAGGACGGACACCAGTTCACCGACGAGCGCTTCTTGTACGCGAGCCCGCGCTCGAGCATGCGGATGAAGATGAGCTGCTCCCAGCGGTAGTACGCGGGATCGCACGTGGCAAGCTCGCGGTCCCAGTCGTACGAGATCCCCATTCGGCGGAGCTGGCTCCGCATGTTCTTGATGTTCTCGTACGTCCACACCGCGGGGTGCACGCCGTTGTCGATGGCGGCGTTCTCCGCGGGCAGACCGAACGCGTCCCAGCCCATCGGGTGCAGCACGTTGAAGCCGCGCATCCACTTGTAGCGGGCGAGGAGATCGCCGATGGCGTAGACGCGCACGTGCCCCATGTGGATGCGGCCCGAGGGATAGGGAAACATCTCGAGGCAGTAGAACTTGGGACGACCGGGTGTCTCGGTGGCGCGAAACTGCTGCGAGCTCTCCCAGACCTCCTGCCACTTCCCCTCGATCTCGGCAAACGGATAGCGTTCGGGGCGATCGTCGTAGGCCATATTCGGCCTGAGTTTAAGTCCACTTGGCGGGGCGAAGCAAGGAACGGCTCCCCGGGGACCGTGGACGGCGGCTCGGTCCCCGGGGGATGACCCGACGGGACCTATTTCTTCTTCAAGGTGAGGTTGATGACCTTGGCCGCCTCCTCGGCCTTGGCGATGGACTCGGCGTGCTTCCCCGCGTCGTGGAGCTTCTTGGCCTCGGCGGCGAGCTCGTTGGCCTTGGCCGAATTGGCGTCGGTCTTGCCGGCCGTCGCGTCCTGGATCTGCTTGATGAGGAGCGGACACTGGAAGGCTAGGGCCTGGCCGGTCGCGAGAACGAGGACGGCGATCGCGACGACGAACGTCTTCAGCATGGGTCTCACCTCCTTCCCGGACGATCCATAGCGTTAACCCTCCGCCGGCGCCGCCGGTTCCGGAGCCGGCGCGGGCGGGTGGAAATGATCATAGATGCGCTGGGCCAGCTTGGGCGTCACCTTTGGCACGGCGGCGAGCTCGGCCACGGTGGCCGCCCGCACCCCACGCGCGGAGCCCAGCGTCCGCAGCAGCGCGGTGCGCACCCGCGGTCCCACGCCGGGTATCCGGTCGAGCTCCGAGCTGATCGTGCGCCGCGCCCGCACCTTCTTGTGGTACGTGATCGCGAAGCGGTGCGCCTCGTCGCGGATCTTCTGGAGCGCCATGAGGGCGGGCGAGCCCATGTCGAGCACCAGCGGCGTCAACCGCTCCGGCGTGTAGACCTCCTCGGCGCGCTTGGCCAGGGACGCGATGGGCACATAGTCGAGCCCGAGATCCTCCAGCACCTTGATTCCCGCGTTGAGCTGGCCACGGCCCCCGTCGAGGAGGATGAGATCGGGCAGCGGCCCCTCCCCTTCCAGGGCCTTCGAGTAGCGGCGGGTCAGCACCTCCTGCATCGAGGCGAAGTCGTCCGTCCCCGTGACGGTGCGGATCTTGTAGCGCTTGTAGTCGTCCTTCTTCATCTCACCACCCTGCCAGACCACCATCGAGGCCACCGTGTCCGAACCCTGGATCGTGGAGATGTCGAAGCACTCGATGCGGTCGGGCGGGTCGGCGAGCCCGAGCGCCCGTTGCAGCTCCTCGCGCACTGCCTGGTGGCGGTCCGTGCGCGAGAGGAGGTGGCTCTGCAGCGCGAGGGCCGCGTTCTCCTCGGCCATCTCGACGAGCTCGCGGCGGCGGCCCCGCTGTGGGGCGTGGAGCTCCACGCGTCCGCCGCGACGCTGGCGCAGCCACTCGAGGACGAGGGGGGCCTCGGCGATCTCGGTGGACAGGAGCAGCTCGGGCGCCGGCACCACGCTGCGCGCGTAGAACTGGCGCACGAACGCGGAGAGCACGTCCCCGTCGCCCTCGCCGACCAGCCGGTCGAAGAAGAAGGACTCGCGTCCGAGCAGGCGGCCCCTCCGAATGAAGAATAGTTGGATACACGCGTCCGGGCCCTGGCGGACCAATCCGATGATGTCCTGGTCGGTCTCTTCGGTGGAGATGATCTTCTGGCGCTCGCGCACCGTGTTGAGGGCCTGGATGCGGTCGCGCAGCACCGCCGCCTGCTCGAAGCGCGTCTCCGCGGCCGCCGCCTCCATCTGCCGCGTGAGCTCCTTGACGAGGTCGTCGTCCTTCCCCTCGAGGAAGCGCTGCACCTGGGCCACCGTCCGGGCGTAGCCCTCGGCGGTCTCCGCGCCGGTGCACGGCGCGTTGCACCGGTGGATGAAGAACTGGATGCACGGCCGCGGCAGGGTGCCGTCGATCTTGATGCGGCACGTGCGGAGCGGGAAGAGCTGGCGCACGAGGCGAAGCGTCTCGCGCATCGCGGTGGCGGGATAGAACGGCCCGAAGTAGACGTCGCCGTCCTGCTGCACGCGCCTCGCGACCACCAACCTCGGAAACGGCTCGGAGGTGGTCAGCTTGAGGAAGGGGTAGTGCTTGTCGTCGCGCAGGATGATGTTGTAGCGGGGCCGGTGCTTCTTGACGAGGTTCGACTCGAGGATCATCGCCTCGAGCTCGTTAGCGGTCACGATGAGATCGAGGTCGCGGATCTGGGCGACCAGCGCGTCGGTCTTGGGGTCGCGGACCCGCGAGTCCTGGAAGTACGAGCGGACGCGGCTGCGCAGCGAGGCCGCCTTGCCCACGTAGATGATCTGGTTCTTGGCGTCCTTGTAAAGGTAGACGCCGGGGCGGTCGGGAACCTGCTCGAGCTTCTCCTGAAGCGTCACGGCACGTCTATTGTATCCGCTCGCCTCGCCTTCGGCTGCGGCTCGCCACCCTCGCTCCCCTCGGACCCCATCATGTGTCCGCTCGCCTCGCCTTCGGCTGCGGCTCTCCAATCAACTGCCCGCGCGTTACCCGCCGCCTCGCCACAAGGTCACGATGAGGATGGCGAGGCCGAGGAGGGCGGGCACGATGACGCTCCAGCGAAGGGCGCGCTCGACGCGGCGGAGCATGGGGCCGCGCGGGCGCCCGGGGCGCGGGGGATCCAGGAACGTCATCAGCTTCGTGAGGACGAAGAGGCCCAGCGAGAGGACGGCGAAGAAGACGAGGACCCACTTGAAGGCGGCGCCCACGTCAACGGACGCCCAGCTCGACCCGGCGCAGCGCCTTCACCTGATCCCGCAGCTCGGCCGCCCGCTCGAAGTCGAGCCGTCGCGCCGCCTCCTTCATGGCGGTCTCGAGCTCGGCGATGCGCGCGGCCAGCGCCTCGGCGCTCTCGGGTGCCGCCTCGACCGTCTGGGGCACCGGCACCGTGTAGTAGTCGCGCTCGGACACCGTCTCCAGCAGCTCGCGAATCGACTTCCGTACCGTCTCGGGCGTGATCCCGTGTTCGGCGTTGTAGGCGGCCTGGGCGGCGCGCCGCCGCTCCGTCTCCGTGATCGCCTCCTGCATCGACCCCGTGACCCGGTCCGCGTACATCAGCACCTCGCCGTTGACGTGGCGGGCGGCGCGGCCTGCCGTCTGGATCAACGAGGTGGCCGAGCGGAGGTACCCCTCCTTGTCGGCATCGAGGATGCCTACCAAGGAGACCTCGGGCAAGTCCAGCCCTTCGCGCAGGAGGTTGATGCCGATGAGCGCATCGAACTTGCCGAGGCGGAGGTCGCGGATCACCGCCACCCGGTCGAGGGTGTCGATGTCGGAGTGCAGGTAGCGCACGCGGAGCCCGTTCTGCTGGTAGTACTCGGTGAGGTCCTCGGCCATGCGCTTGGTGAGGGTGGTGATCAGCACCCGCTCGTCGCGCTCCGCCCGCGTGCGCACCTCGGCCATGAGATCGTCCACCTGGATCGAGGCAGGCCGAACGATGATGCGGGGATCCATGAGCCCGGTGGGGCGGATGATCTGCTCGGCCACCGCCCCGCCCACGTGGGGCCGCCCGGGCGCCTCCCGTACCCCGCCCGCGCGCTCGAGCTCGTACTCGCCGGGCGTCGCGGACACGTAGAGGACCTGCCCGGTCACCGCCCGGAACTCGTCGAAGGTGAGCGGGCGATTGTCGAAGGCCGAGGGTAGCCGGAAGCCGTACTCGACCAGCGCCTCCTTCCGGGACCGGTCCCCGCCGTACATGCCGCGGATCTGGGGCACCGTGACGTGGGACTCGTCGATGATGACGAGCGCGTCCTTGGGGAGGTAGTTCATCAGCGTCGCCGGGCTCTGGCCCGGCTTGCGGCCCGCGAGGTGGCGCGAGTAGTTCTCGATGCCGTGGCAGTAGCCGATCTCGCGCAGCATCTCCACGTCGAAGAGCGTCCGCTGCTCGAGCCGCTGCGCCTCGAGGAGACGGTTCCGGGCGCGGAAGAAGGTCAGACGCTCGCGCAGCTCCTCGTGCACATTGCCGATGGCGCGCTCGATCTGGTCGGCGGGCGTCACGTAGTGGCTCGCGGGATAGATGCGCGCCGCCGGCACCACCCCGGTGGTGGCGCCCTTCAGCGGATCCAGCGTCACGATGCGGTCCACGCTGTCGCCGAAGAGCTCGATCCGGAGGGCCTCGGACTCCGCGGCGGCGGGGAACACCTCGACGACGTCGCCCCGCACCCGGAAGGTGCCCCGCCGGAAGTCGTAGTCGTTGCGCTCGTACTGGATGGCCACGAGGTCGCGCACCAGCGCGTCCCGGCTCACCACCTGCCCCGTCTCAACGCCCACGTGCATGCCGCGGTACGTCTCGGGCTCGCCGATGCCGTAGATGCACGAGACCGACGCCACGATGACCACGTCCCGCCGCTCGAAGAGCGCGGTGGTGGCGGAATGGCGCATCCGGTCGATCTCGTCGTTGATGAGGGCATCTTTCTCGATGTAGGTGTCCGACTGCGGGATGTAGGCCTCGGGCTGGTAGTAGTCGTAGTAGGACACGAAGTACTCGACGGCCGACTCGGGGAAGAAGGACTTGAACTCGCCGTAGAGCTGGGCGGCGAGCGTCTTGTTCGGCGAGATGACGAGAGCGGGGCGCTGGAGCCGGCTGATCACGTTGGCGAGCGTGAAGGTCTTCCCACTCCCCGTGATGCCTAGGAGCACATTGTGGGAGCCGCCCCCCGTGACGAGCTCGGAGAGCCGGTCGATCGCGCGCGGCTGGTCGCCCGCGGGCGAGTAATCCGACGACAGCGTGAACAACGGCGTCAGAAGCTCGACGGCACCGCGACGAGGTACTTCCGCCAGGAGTCGAGGAAGGACGAAGCGTGGGGGTGCCGGAGAAGGTGGACGGAGAAGAGGAACTGCGGGTGGATGGGCTCCCGGATCAGCCGCAATCGGGCTTCCTCGAGGGTCCGGTTGCCCTTGAAGAGATTGCACCGGAGGCATGCCGCCACCACGTTGGTCCAGGTAGTCTGCCCACCCCGCGACCGCGGCATGATGTGATCCACCGTCAGCTTCTCGCCCCGGCGCGCGCAATACTGGCAGATGTAGCCGTCGCGACGGAGGATGTTCTTCTTGTTGAAGGCCACCCGCTCCAGGAAGGGCTTCCGGATGTAGGCGGCGAGACGAATGACCGCGGGGAGCGGGTAGGCCCGCGAGGGGGACCGCACCACGCGCGGCGAGGCCTCGACGCTCTCGGCCTTGCCGCTCAGGAGAAGGGTGATCGCCCGCTTGGCGTTGGTGAAATGCAGCGGCTCGTAGGTGTAGTTCAGCACCAGTACCGCGAGATCATCCATGTCCCATCGCTAGGATAGAGAACGGGCGGAGGACTGTCAACTCACGGGGCCCGCCGCGGCGGTCGGCGGGGACGCCGGCGCGGCTAGGCGAAGGCGCGCCAGAGGAAGTGCGCGGAGCCGGCGATGAAGACGAAGAGAGCGGCGGCGGCCACCGGGTTGAGGATGGCCAGCCCGACGAGGAAGCAGAGCAGGATGAAGCACGCGCAGTAGAAGCGAAGCTCGCGGCGATCCGCCCAGCCGCCCTTCCCCACGAGCACCATGCTCCGCGCGGCGAGGTACACCGGCGAGTAGAGCAGGAAGAAGGCGAGGAAGAGACCGGACAGGGCGAGCACGCCGCTCATCGCGCCGACGAGGCCCCAGACGGCCCACGGCCAGATGGCCTGCTCATTGCCCTCCGCGAGGGACTGCGGGATGGCCTGGGGGCGGAAGTAGACGTAGAGGAGCCCGATCGTGTAGAGCGGGAGGACGATCTCCAGCCAGCGGCGATAGCGGGTCCCCAGCAGTCCCTCCATGCCCACCATTGAAGGCACGGGACGTGCCAGCCCGGCCCCCCTTCGGAACCGACGTGTTTTTCCGCCGTTACAGGACCGGCGCAAAGGCTGCGTGTCACGCGGGCGACGGCCAGCCGGTACAGGCCGTCAAGCCGTCGGCACTGTCAGCTACAGCAGGAAGCCGCCCGGGAACGGATCCCGGGGGTCGAGGAGCAGCGTGGCCCGTCCCATCGCCCACGCCCGCCCGGTAATCTCGGGAACAATGGCAGGTTTGCCGCCCACGGTGGTGAGGGCGGCGATGCGGCCCGTGAAGAGCGTGCCGATGATGGACTCGTGCCCGAAGGGCTCCCCCACACCGAGCGCGCCGCGAGCATGGAGATTCGCCAGGCGCGCGCTGGTGCCGGTGCCGCAGGGCGAGCGATCGAGGCCCGCAGGCGCGACGACCACCGCGTTGCGCAGCCGAGCCTCCGGACGGCGGCCGGGCTCGAAGAACTGGATGTAGAGCAGGCCGCGAGCGTCCGGCATCTCCGGGTGCACCAGCGGCACCTCGGCTTCGATGCGCGCGCGGATCCGCTCGCCGACCTCGATGAGCCGAGGCCCCGCCGCGGGCTCGAGCGTGAGCCCCAGCGTCCCGGCGGGCACCATCGCGTAGAAGTGCCCCCCGTACGCCAGGTCGAAGGGGACCCGACCGAGCCCGGGGACGTTCACCTCGGCGTCCAGCAGCACCGAGAAGGCGGGAACGTTCTGGAAGGAGACGGACAGCGTCTCCCCGGCTTCCCGTCGGACCCATGCGGTCACGAGGCCGGCCGGCGTCTCCAGCGTGACCGCCGTCTCCGACCCGGCGACGGGGACGCGGCCCGTCTCTGCCAGCATGGTCGCGATCGCGATGGTCCCGTGCCCGCACATGTGCACGGGCCCCAGCGGCTCGATGAAGAGCACTCCGACGTGCGCGGAGGGGTCAACCGGCTCGGTGAGGATGGCCGCGCACATCGCGGCGTGGCCCCGCGGCTCGTACAGGATGAAGCCCATGAGGTCCCGGCCGTGCTCGGCGAGCCACTCGCTGCGCGCCATCAGGGTGGCACCCGGCACGGGCGGCGCGCCGCCCACCACGATACGCATGGGCTCGCCCTCGGTGTGATAGTCGAGCACGGTCAGCTCGCGGCGCGCGGTCATCGCGCGGGGTTCCGCTTGAGGGACGGCGCGCAGGCCAGCCCCCGGCGGGACATGGCGTGCCCGATGGCGGGCCGCGCGGACAGAGCGAGCAGAACGGTGCGCATCATGGCGGGGAATCGTGCGGCAGTATCTCACACAGGATTCCCTCGCGGAGGCCGTGATCGCTCACCGTGAGCACGTCGAACCCGATCCGCGCCATCGCGCCCAGGCAGATCGCGATGCCGGGCACGATGACGTCCGCGCGGCCCGGCTCGAGGCAGGGCAGCCCGCCGCGCGCCGCGTTGGTCAGGGCGGCGAGCCGCGCCAGGATCGCCTCGATGGCCGCGCGCGTGAGCCGGTGCCCCTGCACGCGCTCGACGTCGTACTCGACCAGGCCGAGGTCCAGCGCGGCCAGCGTGGAGACGGTGCCGGCCGTGCCCACGAGGTGCGCCGCCCCCGCGGCGACGATGGCCTCGGGCACCTCCGCGCGGAGCCGTGCGCCGATCTGCCCGCGGAGGCGAGTCAGCGCCGCGGCGTCCCAGCGACCGTCGCCGGGATGCCCTTCCGCCTGCGACACCACTCCGAGCCGGAGGCTCACCGCGGCCGCGAGGGACCCGTCCCGCGCCAGGGCGAGCTCGGTGCTCCCCCCGCCAATGTCCAGCATGACGAAGCTGCCGCGGAGACCGGGCAGTCCACGCGTCACGCCGAGGAGCGTGAGCCGTGCCTCGTCCTCGCCGGACAGGACCTCCACCACCCGGCCCGTCGCCGCCTCCAGCTCCGCGACGAAGGCCGCCCGATTGGTGGCCTCGCGCACCGCGCTCGTGGCGGCGATACGCACGCGCGCGGCGCCGAGCGCCTCGGCCCGGCGGACGAACGCGGCGACGGTCTCGCGCGTCCGGGCCATGGGGGCCGCGCCGAGTGGGCCTCGGGCCGCCTGGCCCTCGCCGAGCCGGGTCACGTGCTGGGCCCGCTCCACCGGCCGCCAGCCGCCGGGCGCGGCTTCGGCGACGAGCAGGCGCACCATGTTGGTGCCGAGATCGATCGTGGCCAGGCGCATCGCGGCGCGGGCCGCCGCCGCGCTCAGACGGGGCGGCGGAGGCGAAGCGCGTCGTCGAGGATCGCGAGCACTCGCTCGAGACGGAAGGGCTTGACGAGGGTCAGATCGACGCCGCTCTGCGCGAGCAAGGCCGGATCGAGCAGATGCCCCCAACCCGTGATCAGCACCACCGGGATGCCCGGGCGCATCCGCTTCACCGCGCGCGCCACGTCGAGGCCGGAGCGCTCGGGCAGCGAGAGGTCGGTGAGGACGATGTCGAACTCGCCCCCCTGGAAGCGCGCCAGCCCCGTGAGCCCGTCGGCGGCGGCCTCCACGCGATGCCCCGCGCGGGTGAGCGCGTCCACCAGCGTCTCGCGGATCTGCTGCTCGTCCTCGAGCACGAGCACGCGCGCCGGGCCTCCCGCGCGCGCGGCGGAGGCGGCCGGCCGTGCGGCCGGCGCCTCGCGTGCCGGCGGCGCCGCGGCGGCCGCCGCCGGGGCGGGGCTCTGGGCCGCGGCGGGCCGAGCGGCGCCGACGCCGGGAAGCCAGACCCGCACGCAGGTCCCGCGCTCCACCTCGCTCTCGACCTCGATGCGCCCGCGGTGCCGGCCCACGATGCCGTGCACGACCGAGAGGCCGAGACCGGTGCGTAGCGGGGAGCGCGTGGAAAAGAAGGGCTCGAAGATCCGGCCACGCACGTCGTCGGACATCCCCTCGCCGGTGTCGGTGAGCACCAGCTCGACGCCGTTGTCCTTGGGATGCGTGCTGAGGCTCAAGTGACCACCGCGCGGCATCGCGTCGATCGCGTTGAGCACCAGGTTGGTGACGGCCTCGCGCAGCTCGGCCGCGTTGCCGCGCACCGCCGGCCCATCCTGCAGGTCGAGCGACACCTCGATACGGATTCCGCGCGCCTCCGCCTCGTCCTTCCAGAGCCCGCGGGTCAGGGTCACCGCGTCGTGGACGAGGCTGTTGATGTCGATCAGCCCGTTGCTGTCATCCGGGCGCGTCGCCGCGAAGCCCTGGAGGCGACGCACGATGTCGGCGGCCCGCCACGCCGCCTCCTCGACGTGTCCCAGCCCCTCGCGCACCGTCTCGTCGGTCGAGCGCGCCAGCATGAGCTGCGTCTTGCCGAGGATGATGGCGAGGATGTTGTTGAACTCGTGCGCGATGCCACCGGCCATGCCGCCCAGCGCGCGGGCCTTCTCGGACTGGACGAGCCGGTCCTGCGCCGTCTTGACCGCGTCGAGCGCGCCCCGCACGTCGCCGTAGAGTCGCGCATTCTCCACCGCGAGGGCGGCCAGCGTGGCCAGCACCTGCGCCGCCTCGACCTCGTCGGGCGCGAAGTCGCGCGGACGGGGATCCGCGAGGTAGAGCACGCCCACGGTGCGGTCGTGGACGGCCAGAGGCACGAGCAGCGCCGCGCGCAACCCCAGCGCTCCGAGGAACGCCTCGGCCTCGCCGGCTCGCGCGTGAAGGTCGCGAACGGCGAGCGGTCGCGCCGCCGCGTACACGTCCCGGGCCAGCCCGTGCTCGCGATGTGCCGACCACTGCGTGGCGCTGTCCTGCGGCAGGCCGGAGGCCGCGGCGAGCCGCAACCGTCCGTCGACTCCCGACAGTCCGATCGCGGCCACGCGAACGTCGAGGAGGCGGCCGCCCACCTCGCACGCGCGCGCGAGGACCTCGGTGAGGTCGCGGTCGACCACGGCCTGGCCCGAAAAAGCCCCGAGCTCGCGCAGGCGCGCGAGGTGATCGGCCGCCCGGTCGACGAGCCGCTGATGCGTCAGCGCGGTGGCCACGCGATCGGCGATCACCAGGAGCAGGATGGTGTCCTCGGTGGTGAAGGGCACCCCCCGCCCCCGCCGGCCCGCGAACAGCACGCCGACGACCTGAGAGTCGGCCCGCACCGGCACCACGAGGGCATCGCGAACGGGGAAGCGCGCGACGAAGGGATCGCGCGGGGCCGACTCTGCGGTGCGGCGGTAGGCGAGCGCCCGGCCTTCGACGAAGGCGCGGCCGATCACGCCTTCGCCGGGCGGAACGCTCAGCCCCCCGAGGTCGTCGCGCCGGAAGCCGCGCGCCGCGGTCGGCACGAGCGCGGCACGCTCCGGATCGAGCACGAAGAGCATGGCGCGGTCGGCGTCGAGAAGCCGCGCCGCGCGGTCCATCACGAGACCGAACACCTCGGCGGGTGACAGCCCCGAGGTGGGCACGGTGAGGATCTCCTGGGTGGCGGCCAGGGCCTGGGGGTCGACTCCCAGGACCACCTCGCCCGACGGATCGGGCTCGCCCGTCGCCGACGCCTCCCCGATCTCCAGGCGCCGGATGCGATCGCGCAGGCCCTCGAGCGCCCGGCCGATCTCGCTGATGGACTCGGGAGCGGTATGGGGCGGGCGGCCGCCCGCGGTCGTCGGGTCCTCGGTCATCGCGGTGCCCGGCGGCGCGGCGCGCTCGTCAGCGTTGACATGGGAGACAACAGAAGATAGCACCACGCATGCCAACCACCCTTCGCACCAAATTTTCTCCTAACCTATTGATTCCACTTGCGTGAACGCCTCTGTGTAAAGCTCTGAGGGCCTCGCAAGTCGTGCGCGGTGGCGATTCCGTAAGATTCTCCGACTCTTGGCACCAGGGACGTGATGCGACGGTGGAGCCGCCCTCCGCCCGGGGCGGGGTGGCACCTGCCTTACTTGCTCTTCAGCGAGCGGATGTAGTGGACGACCGACCAGCGATCGGTCTCGGGAAGATGCTTCCAGGACGGCATCGGGCCCCGGCCATTGGAGATCTTCCAGAACAGCTCGCCGTCGCTCTCGTCCTGCACCCGCTTCGAGGTCCAGTCTGCGGGCTTCGGATTCAGCGCGGCCGAGCCTGGCCCATTGCCCTTGCCGGACTCGCCGTGGCAGAGGACGCAGTTCACCTGCGCGACCTTCTTGCCCGCGTCGACGGCCTTGGCGCCGCCGGCCACGGGATTCTTCTTCGTCTTCTCGGCCACCGGCGCTTCCCATGCACCCTGCGCCCACGCCCCGCTCGCCCCACCGAGCAAACCGGCGAGGATCGCCGCGCTGAGCACTCGGCGCCCGCACGCTCTCGACATCGCACTCCTCCTGTTCCACGTCGTGATGAGGTTCACAACCTGCGACATTTAACACCGGCGCCGTGGAAACGGTCAAGCCACCGGCGTGATATGGTGGCAACTCGCGTCGACTTCCGGGAGGTTCCATGGCTCACGAATCCGTCTACGTGGTCGCGGTGGTAGGGGCAGGCCCCGCGGGGCTCTTCGCGGCGCGCGCCCTCGCCGCGAACGGCTGTCGCGTCCTGCTCTTGAATCGCGACATCAAGCCGGGCGGCCTCGCCGAGTACGGGATCTTCCTCGACAAGTACAAGATGAAGGGTGGCCTGCGCCGCCAGTTCCAGAAGATTCTGACCGATCCGCGTGTGACCTACTTCGGCAACGTCACCTTGGGCCAGTCCGCCGACCTCGCGGTGGACGATCTCCGGGCCGCGGGGTTCGACGCGCTCGTGTTCGCCATCGGCGCCCAGGGAACCAAGTACCTCGGCGTGGAGGGCGAGCGCCTCCCGGGCGTCTACCATGCCAAGGACCTCGTCTATCACTACAATCGCCTGCCCCCGTTCGCGGAGCAGCCTTTCCCCATGGGCCGTCGGGTCGCGATCGTGGGGGTGGGCAACGTGATGGTGGACATCGCGAACTACTGCGCCCACTACTGCGACTGCGACGCGGTGATCGCGATCGCCCGCCGTGGCCCCTACGAGAAGGCGTACGACGATCGGGAGTTCGAGGACATCGAGGACGCGTTCGACCGCGATCTGTACCGCGCGGAGATCGCCCGCATCCGGCCGCGCCTGGAGGCGGCGGGCCAGGACGCGGACGCGCTGCTCCACGCCCTCGGACAGAAGCCCGAGTCTCTGACGCGCACGCGGGCGCGCCTGTCCTTCCGCTTCCTTGCCTCGCCGCGCCGCGTGGTCGCGGAGGCCGGCCGGGTGACCGGGCTCGAGGTCGAGGAGACACGGCTCGAGCGCAAGGGCGAGCGCATCAACGCCGTCGGGACCGGCGAGCTCAGCGTGGTCCCCTGCGACACCGTGGTCTTCGCGGTGGGTGACCGCGTCGATCCCGCCGCGG carries:
- the leuS gene encoding leucine--tRNA ligase is translated as MAYDDRPERYPFAEIEGKWQEVWESSQQFRATETPGRPKFYCLEMFPYPSGRIHMGHVRVYAIGDLLARYKWMRGFNVLHPMGWDAFGLPAENAAIDNGVHPAVWTYENIKNMRSQLRRMGISYDWDRELATCDPAYYRWEQLIFIRMLERGLAYKKRSSVNWCPSCQTILANEQVEAGRCWRCDSEVTTKEIEGWFFKITAYAEELLEWCDRLPGWPERVLTMQRNWIGKSEGAEFDLPVAGKAGQAIRIFTTRPDTAFGMTYAVLAPEHPLVDALVLDAAERARIDAFRKEVARETEIERLAADRPKHGLRLNARATNPFTGAEIPLFLADYVLMGYGTGAIMAVPGEDQRDWDFAKQHGLPIIATVKRPEGWEETQAYTGDGVKINSGFLDGLPVPEAKRRAIDWLVEKKLGESKVNYRLRDWGISRQRYWGAPIPILYCPVDGMVSEREDRLPVVLPEDVQISGKGGSPLAEVAHFVNARCPKCGGPAKRETDTMDTFVESSWYFLRYCSPLYESGMFEPNAAAYWMPVDQYIGGIEHAVLHLLYARFYTKVLRDMGMTRADEPFLALLSQGMVIKDGAKMSKSKGNVVDPDELIRRYGADTARLFSLFAAPPEKDLDWNDRGVEGASRFLNRVWRFVHAHRDELQAAEGAASPGELSDAGRAFRRVVHETIARVTEDIDKDFHFNTAISAVMELVNALHDFDRDSMDSMGRAERQRLLREAVETMLLLLGPVTPHIAEELWSALGHRESLFRRAWPVADPAALKREEVVIIVQVDGKVRSRLTVDVSAAERDVQDKALADAKVRPWLDGRQVAKVVVVPGRLVNVVTRA
- the uvrC gene encoding excinuclease ABC subunit UvrC, coding for MTLQEKLEQVPDRPGVYLYKDAKNQIIYVGKAASLRSRVRSYFQDSRVRDPKTDALVAQIRDLDLIVTANELEAMILESNLVKKHRPRYNIILRDDKHYPFLKLTTSEPFPRLVVARRVQQDGDVYFGPFYPATAMRETLRLVRQLFPLRTCRIKIDGTLPRPCIQFFIHRCNAPCTGAETAEGYARTVAQVQRFLEGKDDDLVKELTRQMEAAAAETRFEQAAVLRDRIQALNTVRERQKIISTEETDQDIIGLVRQGPDACIQLFFIRRGRLLGRESFFFDRLVGEGDGDVLSAFVRQFYARSVVPAPELLLSTEIAEAPLVLEWLRQRRGGRVELHAPQRGRRRELVEMAEENAALALQSHLLSRTDRHQAVREELQRALGLADPPDRIECFDISTIQGSDTVASMVVWQGGEMKKDDYKRYKIRTVTGTDDFASMQEVLTRRYSKALEGEGPLPDLILLDGGRGQLNAGIKVLEDLGLDYVPIASLAKRAEEVYTPERLTPLVLDMGSPALMALQKIRDEAHRFAITYHKKVRARRTISSELDRIPGVGPRVRTALLRTLGSARGVRAATVAELAAVPKVTPKLAQRIYDHFHPPAPAPEPAAPAEG
- the uvrB gene encoding excinuclease ABC subunit UvrB, yielding MTPLFTLSSDYSPAGDQPRAIDRLSELVTGGGSHNVLLGITGSGKTFTLANVISRLQRPALVISPNKTLAAQLYGEFKSFFPESAVEYFVSYYDYYQPEAYIPQSDTYIEKDALINDEIDRMRHSATTALFERRDVVIVASVSCIYGIGEPETYRGMHVGVETGQVVSRDALVRDLVAIQYERNDYDFRRGTFRVRGDVVEVFPAAAESEALRIELFGDSVDRIVTLDPLKGATTGVVPAARIYPASHYVTPADQIERAIGNVHEELRERLTFFRARNRLLEAQRLEQRTLFDVEMLREIGYCHGIENYSRHLAGRKPGQSPATLMNYLPKDALVIIDESHVTVPQIRGMYGGDRSRKEALVEYGFRLPSAFDNRPLTFDEFRAVTGQVLYVSATPGEYELERAGGVREAPGRPHVGGAVAEQIIRPTGLMDPRIIVRPASIQVDDLMAEVRTRAERDERVLITTLTKRMAEDLTEYYQQNGLRVRYLHSDIDTLDRVAVIRDLRLGKFDALIGINLLREGLDLPEVSLVGILDADKEGYLRSATSLIQTAGRAARHVNGEVLMYADRVTGSMQEAITETERRRAAQAAYNAEHGITPETVRKSIRELLETVSERDYYTVPVPQTVEAAPESAEALAARIAELETAMKEAARRLDFERAAELRDQVKALRRVELGVR